One part of the Phycisphaerae bacterium genome encodes these proteins:
- a CDS encoding DUF1573 domain-containing protein: protein MFAALRRPRALVVSSPLIVLGAVIPASLAQSPAVAAPPPTTQPFDVNAPRDGQPLSDSERDALAEYIRQQVEQRAREKPATQPATRPARPVPARPTATRPGGAALSGGARLEMSPTVFDFKEVWQGEPAEGEFTIKNVGTDPLTLETRSSCGCTVATKPESPLAPGATTTFKISYHTTRAGPANKSVTVTTNDPTQPSVVIKVMGTVKSPVTMTPSDRIAFSNLERDAVVSQTIRLATNFDSPLNLKLRENQKLEPFQVELKELEPGRLYELTATTKPPLRLNMNNATVFLETGNEKVPSIPVYVSAHVPPLVSLTPPRLTVTPAATRPLPQIVRVQTRAGSAVRVTEVKSSVDAVRWEILPPEEPPAGSTTRSQVVRVTLPPYDELPNGTMTLQIFTDAPDEAYQHFTVPIVKSAAHASDRVPTAGQPPAPTTALTPAPPPTP, encoded by the coding sequence ATGTTCGCAGCACTGCGGCGCCCACGGGCGCTGGTTGTTTCGTCGCCCCTGATTGTGCTCGGCGCGGTTATTCCCGCCAGCTTGGCCCAGTCGCCGGCCGTGGCCGCTCCGCCCCCGACCACGCAGCCCTTCGATGTCAACGCACCGCGCGACGGTCAGCCGCTGTCCGATTCCGAGCGCGACGCCCTGGCAGAGTACATTCGCCAGCAGGTCGAGCAGCGGGCGCGGGAAAAACCGGCGACGCAGCCCGCTACCCGGCCCGCGCGACCCGTACCTGCGCGACCCACGGCCACCCGGCCCGGCGGCGCGGCCCTGTCGGGCGGTGCGCGGCTGGAGATGAGCCCAACCGTGTTCGATTTTAAGGAGGTCTGGCAAGGAGAGCCGGCCGAGGGCGAGTTCACGATCAAGAACGTCGGCACCGACCCGCTGACCCTGGAGACCCGCAGTTCGTGCGGCTGCACGGTGGCCACGAAGCCGGAGTCGCCGCTGGCGCCGGGCGCCACGACGACCTTCAAGATCTCATACCACACGACGCGCGCCGGGCCGGCGAACAAGTCCGTCACGGTCACGACGAACGACCCCACGCAGCCATCGGTCGTCATCAAGGTCATGGGCACGGTCAAGTCTCCGGTCACGATGACGCCGTCCGACCGGATCGCATTCAGCAACCTCGAACGCGATGCCGTCGTGAGCCAGACGATCAGGCTCGCGACGAATTTCGACAGCCCGCTGAACCTGAAGCTGCGTGAGAACCAGAAGCTCGAACCGTTCCAGGTGGAACTGAAGGAACTGGAGCCCGGCAGGCTCTACGAGCTGACGGCGACGACGAAGCCGCCGCTGCGGCTGAACATGAACAACGCGACGGTCTTCCTGGAAACCGGCAACGAGAAAGTGCCGAGCATCCCGGTGTACGTGTCGGCCCATGTTCCGCCGCTGGTGTCGCTCACTCCGCCGCGGCTGACCGTCACCCCGGCGGCGACGCGGCCGCTGCCGCAGATCGTGCGGGTGCAGACGCGCGCGGGCAGCGCGGTGCGGGTTACCGAAGTGAAATCGAGCGTGGACGCGGTGCGCTGGGAGATCCTGCCGCCGGAGGAGCCGCCGGCGGGCAGCACCACCCGGTCGCAGGTGGTGCGGGTGACGTTGCCGCCGTACGACGAGCTGCCCAACGGGACCATGACGCTGCAGATCTTCACGGATGCGCCGGACGAGGCCTATCAGCATTTCACGGTGCCGATTGTGAAGAGCGCGGCGCACGCTTCGGACCGCGTGCCGACGGCCGGGCAGCCGCCGGCGCCCACGACAGCGCTGACCCCCGCGCCGCCGCCGACGCCCTGA
- a CDS encoding prepilin-type N-terminal cleavage/methylation domain-containing protein, with protein sequence MGRRRRPRAFTLIELLVVVAIIALLIAILLPSLSAAREHGKQAKCLANLKSIGLTLQAYALEDPAEQLIPIHERMLQSVSYWEWRTVHWFAWGGRSGQVPFCTGPNEGLLLAAEGAAAEPAYDARRRPLTRYALASVNLADTRQIEWFHCPSDRGYPAHPDIDDSPLENAERPCYDTLGNSYRASLSMLTLIAGDGGNQGHFSTGPWGHRASTLRSTSRLALVGEPTFFNMIGRDDLPDPDPVLVTGWHRRFMTDNLLFCDGAARPARASRRDIFDPDTLARMNVYSPGLLSRGDYWQLDDYPTVGARVLGANELWRAVYGADYDRKWPFVDRQENMRSTP encoded by the coding sequence ATGGGTCGGCGCAGGCGCCCACGAGCGTTCACGCTCATCGAGTTGCTGGTCGTGGTTGCGATCATCGCCCTGCTGATCGCGATTCTGCTGCCCAGCCTGTCGGCCGCCCGCGAGCACGGCAAACAGGCCAAGTGCCTCGCCAACCTCAAGAGCATCGGCCTCACGCTGCAGGCGTACGCGCTCGAGGACCCCGCCGAGCAACTCATTCCGATCCATGAGCGCATGCTCCAGAGTGTTTCCTACTGGGAGTGGCGCACCGTCCACTGGTTCGCCTGGGGCGGCCGCTCCGGCCAGGTCCCGTTTTGCACGGGGCCGAACGAAGGCCTGCTGCTGGCGGCGGAAGGCGCCGCCGCGGAGCCGGCGTACGATGCCCGCCGCCGGCCGTTGACGCGTTATGCGCTCGCGAGCGTGAACCTCGCCGACACGCGCCAGATCGAGTGGTTCCACTGCCCGTCCGATCGCGGCTACCCCGCGCACCCCGACATCGACGACTCGCCGCTCGAGAACGCCGAGCGGCCCTGTTACGACACGCTCGGCAACAGCTACCGCGCCAGCCTGTCGATGCTCACGCTGATCGCGGGCGACGGCGGCAACCAGGGGCATTTTTCGACCGGCCCGTGGGGCCACCGCGCGTCGACCCTCCGCAGCACGTCGCGCCTGGCGCTCGTCGGTGAGCCCACCTTTTTCAACATGATCGGACGCGATGACCTGCCGGACCCCGACCCAGTGCTGGTGACGGGCTGGCATCGGCGGTTCATGACCGACAACTTACTGTTCTGCGACGGAGCCGCGCGCCCCGCGCGGGCCAGCCGGCGCGATATCTTCGACCCGGACACGCTGGCGCGGATGAACGTGTACTCCCCCGGCCTGTTGTCCCGCGGCGACTACTGGCAACTGGATGACTATCCCACGGTGGGGGCGCGCGTTCTGGGTGCGAACGAGCTGTGGCGGGCGGTGTACGGCGCGGACTATGACCGGAAGTGGCCGTTTGTGGATCGGCAGGAGAACATGCGTTCGACGCCCTGA
- the cydB gene encoding cytochrome d ubiquinol oxidase subunit II, with product MDLNQFWFVTLGVLLAGYAILDGFDLGVGILHLGARNDTERRIFMNSIGPLWDGNEVWLVTFGGALFAAFREAYATAFSGFYLAFMLLLFALIFRAVSMEFRSKRDSAAWRGVFDVCFCGASTLAALLFGVAVGNCIKGVPIGADHELHIALLGLLTPYPVLVGLFTVAMFAMHGSIYLYLKTTGDLQKRIHGWMWRTFGVFLVLYLLTTIYSLVQIPNATRNFNAHPWVWVVVVLNVLAIANIPRAIYLSRPFYAFISSSASIAAFVFLFGVALYPDLLVSSLNPEWSLNIYNAASSQKTLQIMQIIAFLGMPFVLAYTCVIYWVFRGKVEIGKFSY from the coding sequence ATGGACCTGAATCAATTCTGGTTCGTCACGCTCGGGGTGCTGCTCGCCGGGTACGCCATCCTGGACGGGTTCGACCTGGGCGTTGGCATCCTGCACCTCGGCGCCCGCAACGACACCGAACGCCGGATCTTCATGAACTCCATCGGCCCGCTCTGGGACGGCAACGAGGTGTGGCTGGTGACGTTCGGCGGGGCGCTGTTCGCGGCGTTTCGGGAAGCTTATGCGACTGCCTTCTCGGGGTTTTACCTGGCGTTCATGCTGCTGCTCTTCGCGCTGATCTTCCGCGCCGTCTCGATGGAGTTCCGCAGCAAGCGCGACTCGGCCGCGTGGCGCGGCGTCTTCGATGTCTGTTTCTGCGGCGCCAGTACACTCGCCGCGCTGCTCTTCGGCGTCGCCGTCGGCAACTGCATCAAGGGCGTGCCGATCGGCGCGGACCATGAGCTGCACATCGCGCTCCTGGGTTTGCTGACCCCCTACCCCGTGCTGGTCGGGCTGTTCACCGTCGCCATGTTCGCCATGCACGGCTCGATCTACCTGTACCTGAAAACCACCGGCGACCTGCAGAAGCGCATCCACGGCTGGATGTGGCGGACTTTCGGGGTCTTCCTGGTGCTGTACCTGCTCACGACGATCTACTCGCTCGTGCAGATCCCGAACGCGACGCGCAACTTCAACGCGCACCCCTGGGTCTGGGTGGTCGTGGTCCTCAATGTGCTGGCCATCGCCAACATCCCGCGGGCCATCTATCTCAGCCGGCCGTTCTACGCGTTCATCTCGTCGAGCGCGTCCATCGCGGCGTTCGTGTTCCTGTTCGGAGTTGCGCTGTATCCGGACCTGCTCGTGTCGAGCCTGAACCCGGAGTGGAGCCTGAACATCTACAACGCGGCCTCGTCGCAGAAGACGCTCCAGATCATGCAGATCATCGCGTTCCTGGGGATGCCGTTCGTGCTCGCGTACACGTGCGTCATCTACTGGGTGTTTCGCGGCAAGGTGGAAATCGGGAAGTTCAGCTACTGA
- a CDS encoding peptide MFS transporter yields the protein MPDPAPNQTPPGAVAYARHPAPSGEFLGHPKGLFVLFSTELWERFSFYSMRGIMTLYMVNVVLVAMAAQEGAEKAGGFADQVYGAYVGFVYSATFIGGMLADRLLGQRRAIYIGGILMSLAHFTLTTHALLVSSTYKPGELNFLFYLGLGLLACGNGFFKPNISTIVGTLYEQQDARRDGAFTIFYMGINIGAMISSFSSGAAEKWGWYLAYLLAGIGMIVSLVIMFTGRNWIQGRGLPPAGARLLGPGRFGVPNVLPLLIGVLVFIPLAAYLMSVPRYVQGLATIIAVPVLAYLLFECYRATREEGGRMFVIIVLCMFSMVFWGFFELQGSTVIRFAAQHINMRVLGWELPTAWVVNFINPFLIILLGIPFSWLWVWLDRKHIEPSTPLKFSLGLLQLGLGFLVLWIPALQARDGGQGPLIWLLLGFLLFTTGELCLSPVGLSMVTKLAPARLVGVFMGMWFLSSALANVITGGVVGPMTAKLGYAPVFLRIGAMAGGAALLLFLLTPLLKRLMHGVK from the coding sequence GTGCCCGATCCAGCTCCGAACCAGACCCCGCCTGGCGCCGTCGCGTACGCGCGCCACCCCGCGCCCTCCGGCGAATTCCTCGGCCATCCGAAGGGGCTGTTCGTCCTGTTCTCGACCGAGCTGTGGGAACGATTCAGCTTCTACAGCATGCGCGGGATCATGACGCTGTACATGGTCAACGTCGTGCTGGTGGCCATGGCGGCGCAGGAGGGTGCCGAGAAGGCCGGCGGGTTTGCCGACCAGGTGTATGGGGCCTACGTGGGCTTCGTCTACTCCGCGACCTTCATCGGCGGCATGCTGGCCGACCGGCTGCTGGGGCAACGCCGCGCGATCTACATCGGTGGCATCCTCATGTCGTTGGCGCACTTCACGCTCACGACGCATGCGCTGCTGGTAAGTTCGACTTACAAGCCCGGCGAGCTGAATTTCCTGTTCTACCTGGGCCTCGGTTTGCTGGCCTGCGGAAACGGGTTCTTCAAGCCGAACATCTCGACCATCGTGGGCACGCTGTATGAACAGCAGGATGCCCGCCGGGATGGAGCGTTCACCATCTTCTACATGGGCATCAACATCGGTGCGATGATCAGCAGCTTTTCCAGCGGGGCGGCGGAGAAATGGGGCTGGTACCTGGCGTACCTGCTGGCCGGCATCGGCATGATCGTGTCGCTGGTCATCATGTTCACCGGCCGCAACTGGATCCAGGGGCGCGGCTTGCCGCCGGCCGGGGCGCGGCTGCTCGGGCCCGGGCGTTTCGGCGTGCCGAATGTCCTGCCGTTGCTGATCGGCGTGCTGGTGTTCATCCCGCTGGCCGCGTACCTGATGTCGGTGCCACGGTATGTGCAGGGCCTCGCGACGATCATCGCCGTCCCGGTGCTGGCGTACCTGCTCTTCGAGTGCTACCGGGCCACGCGCGAAGAGGGCGGCCGCATGTTCGTCATCATCGTGCTCTGTATGTTCTCGATGGTCTTCTGGGGGTTCTTCGAACTGCAGGGCAGCACGGTGATCCGCTTCGCCGCGCAGCATATCAATATGCGCGTGCTCGGGTGGGAACTGCCCACGGCGTGGGTGGTCAACTTCATCAACCCGTTCCTGATCATCCTGCTGGGCATACCGTTCTCCTGGTTGTGGGTCTGGCTCGATCGCAAGCACATCGAGCCCTCGACGCCACTCAAGTTCTCGCTGGGACTGCTCCAACTCGGTCTGGGCTTCCTCGTGCTCTGGATCCCGGCGCTGCAGGCGCGCGATGGCGGCCAAGGCCCGCTGATCTGGCTCCTGCTGGGGTTCCTGCTGTTCACCACGGGCGAACTGTGCCTGTCGCCGGTGGGGCTGTCGATGGTCACGAAACTGGCGCCGGCGCGCCTGGTGGGCGTCTTCATGGGCATGTGGTTCCTGTCGTCGGCGCTCGCCAACGTCATCACCGGAGGAGTGGTCGGCCCGATGACCGCCAAGCTCGGTTACGCGCCGGTCTTTCTGCGCATCGGCGCCATGGCGGGCGGCGCCGCGCTGCTCCTGTTCCTGCTCACCCCGCTGCTCAAGCGGCTCATGCACGGCGTGAAGTAG
- a CDS encoding cytochrome ubiquinol oxidase subunit I, translating into MDLDAVQLSRIQFALTVGFHYLFPPLTIGLGALMVIMEGLFMWTKDHQYEAMAKFWTKIFALIFAIGVASGIVMEFQFGTNWSTYSRFVGDVFGSALAAEGIFAFFLESGFLAVLVFGWDRVKPRTHFLATILVSLGSIFSAIWIVVANSWQQTPAGFYIVGEALGRRAEVTDFWAVVFNPSTIDRLAHVLIGAFIVGGFFVMSVSAYYLLKRRHEQFARLSFSIALPFTTVFSLAALASGHHQAQVVGTHQPSKLAAFEGHFETSAGGAPLYLFGMPDVEARKVNYGVAVPGMLSFLLHTDWNAPVRALDSYPRENWPPVNLAFQSYHLMVALGMLFILLTLVACFLKWRGTLFEHRWLLKIFVVAVAGPLIANQVGWIAAEVGRQPWIVWELLRTSDAASKVVSANEVLTSIIVFGAIYLMLLAVWLFVLDHKIKLGPEDPQMLAAEARKRGWFAVAAERVAPSGPSFTEARDESAGGGKKR; encoded by the coding sequence ATGGATCTCGACGCCGTCCAACTGTCTCGCATCCAGTTCGCCCTGACGGTCGGCTTCCACTACCTGTTCCCGCCCCTCACCATCGGCCTCGGAGCCCTGATGGTCATCATGGAGGGGCTCTTCATGTGGACCAAGGACCACCAGTACGAGGCGATGGCCAAGTTCTGGACCAAAATCTTCGCCCTCATCTTCGCGATCGGCGTCGCCAGCGGCATCGTCATGGAGTTCCAGTTCGGGACCAACTGGTCCACGTACTCGCGCTTCGTGGGCGACGTGTTCGGGTCGGCCCTCGCCGCCGAGGGCATCTTCGCCTTCTTCCTCGAATCCGGGTTCCTCGCCGTGCTGGTCTTCGGCTGGGACCGCGTCAAGCCGCGGACGCACTTCCTCGCCACCATCCTCGTGTCGCTCGGGTCCATCTTCTCCGCCATCTGGATTGTCGTCGCGAACTCGTGGCAGCAGACCCCGGCCGGCTTCTACATCGTCGGCGAGGCGCTTGGCCGCCGCGCGGAGGTCACCGACTTCTGGGCAGTCGTCTTCAACCCGTCCACCATCGACCGCCTCGCCCACGTGCTCATCGGGGCGTTCATCGTCGGCGGGTTCTTCGTCATGAGCGTGTCGGCGTACTACCTGCTCAAACGCCGGCACGAGCAGTTCGCCCGGCTCAGCTTCAGCATCGCGTTGCCGTTCACGACCGTGTTCTCACTGGCTGCCCTGGCCTCCGGGCACCACCAGGCCCAGGTCGTTGGCACGCATCAGCCGTCCAAGCTGGCCGCGTTCGAGGGCCACTTCGAGACGAGCGCCGGCGGGGCCCCGCTGTATCTCTTCGGCATGCCGGACGTCGAAGCGCGGAAGGTCAATTACGGGGTCGCCGTCCCGGGCATGCTGAGCTTCCTGCTGCATACGGACTGGAACGCGCCGGTGCGGGCACTGGACTCCTACCCGCGCGAGAACTGGCCGCCGGTGAACCTCGCGTTCCAGTCGTACCACCTGATGGTCGCGCTGGGGATGCTGTTCATCCTGCTGACACTGGTGGCGTGCTTCCTGAAATGGCGCGGGACGCTGTTCGAGCACCGTTGGCTGCTGAAGATCTTCGTCGTCGCGGTCGCGGGCCCGCTGATCGCGAACCAGGTGGGCTGGATCGCCGCCGAGGTCGGCCGCCAGCCCTGGATCGTCTGGGAGCTGCTGCGAACCAGTGACGCCGCGTCCAAGGTCGTCTCGGCCAACGAGGTGCTGACGTCGATTATCGTCTTCGGCGCGATCTACCTGATGTTGCTGGCGGTCTGGCTGTTCGTTCTGGACCACAAGATCAAGCTCGGACCGGAAGACCCCCAGATGCTGGCCGCCGAGGCCCGGAAACGCGGCTGGTTCGCGGTGGCGGCGGAGCGGGTGGCGCCGTCCGGCCCCTCGTTCACCGAGGCGCGTGACGAATCCGCCGGCGGCGGCAAAAAACGCTAG
- the smc gene encoding chromosome segregation protein SMC: MFLKRIVLHGFKSFADRTEFEFGPGITSIVGPNGCGKSNVLDAFRWVLGEQSARSLRGGKMADVIFAGSRSRKPANAAEVQLTFDNRTGILRSDCAEVTVGRVLYRSGESEYRLNGSACRLKEVRELLLDTGVGVDAYSVIEQGRVDLLLQASPLERREIFEEAAGISRYKFRRNEAQRKLERTQGNLERLQDLVDELEKRLRSVRLAAGKARNFQQYDGRLRELRSSFSMAEYHELEQERRRGRAQADALGASLQEERARLAARDAEAAEVEHARQALDDQIQAAESGLLGAQSALSALIERITLGTQRLPELAAVRERRRAQATEVANRLGTQRARIAAEEQVHAELRAAEEACAARIAALHAERQAAEVRTDEARQTLEREKVAAFEAVRRGALLQNEHENCAQQHGRLRAQAQRLTARRQEIAREAEGLAQQVGELAERVARLEQQLGALSDELRQDEARLATLSDEADRLDAQVGTAKETRSAIVSRLTLLADLERRLEGVDQGTRAVLAWRDTPAGADLVVGLLADLLRIDDPRVGILQTVLATFESHVVVRDTAAFLDELARCGEQLGPLRVLALDRLARPPTPISYEHAPGFVARAVDWVECAPQHRGLAEHLLGRTFIVQTVEQALRLAADALAGCVFVTLDGTTVAADGRLTFGATAAAAGLISRKAEIRQLRSELEDVETTLVQLTRRRMEVDEGVSDVQLHRDGLLQRSAALQREHVEAHSARVRVDDALQRFEREGALVDDEVRGVQRQIDELTAQLQRLQADSATVDATQRAHEARITALAAALTEAEAAGTRLAQQCTEALVERGRAAEKRAAGEAALRELQARCAGLEREQAGAEREAEEITAQIAAAEQELDAARQQQAARATECEERRAEVLRLRQGRQALVQQREDCGQAIRALQKRCEELEAALRAGEVELRECEVRQEALVARVRDELAVDLAALYPTYAHAEQDWAAVRAEIEELRGKIARLGNVNLDAIAELEELSPRYEHLMAQRSDLLSAIERLQTLIEELDRESRARFLAAFEQIRANFQEMFRKLFGGGRADVLLEDAENPLECGIEIIARPPGKEPQSISLLSGGEKTLTAVSLLMGVFRSRPSPFAILDEVDAALDEANVERFNSVLQEFLSHSQFVVITHSKRTMACADVLYGVTMEEPGVSKRVSVRFDDRVQAPHVA, encoded by the coding sequence GTGTTTCTGAAGCGAATCGTCTTGCACGGCTTTAAGAGCTTCGCCGACCGTACCGAATTTGAGTTCGGGCCCGGCATCACGTCGATCGTGGGCCCGAACGGGTGCGGCAAGAGCAACGTGCTGGACGCGTTCCGCTGGGTGCTTGGCGAGCAATCGGCGCGCAGCCTGCGCGGGGGCAAGATGGCGGACGTGATCTTCGCCGGCTCGCGCTCGCGCAAGCCCGCCAACGCCGCCGAAGTGCAGCTCACGTTCGACAACCGCACGGGGATCCTGCGCAGTGACTGCGCAGAGGTGACGGTCGGCCGGGTGCTGTATCGCAGCGGCGAGAGTGAATACCGCTTGAACGGCAGCGCGTGCCGCCTGAAGGAAGTCCGCGAGCTGCTGCTCGACACCGGGGTGGGCGTGGACGCGTACAGCGTGATCGAGCAGGGCCGCGTGGACCTGCTGCTGCAGGCCAGCCCGCTCGAACGCCGCGAGATTTTCGAGGAGGCGGCCGGCATCAGCCGGTACAAGTTCCGGCGCAACGAGGCGCAGCGCAAGCTCGAGCGGACGCAGGGCAACCTGGAGCGGCTGCAGGACTTGGTGGACGAGCTGGAGAAGCGGCTGCGCAGCGTGCGGCTGGCGGCGGGCAAGGCCCGCAATTTCCAGCAGTACGACGGGCGCCTGCGCGAGCTGCGCTCGTCGTTCTCGATGGCCGAGTACCACGAGCTGGAGCAGGAGCGCCGCCGCGGGCGCGCGCAGGCGGATGCGCTGGGGGCGAGCCTGCAGGAAGAGCGGGCCCGGCTGGCGGCGCGCGATGCGGAGGCGGCGGAGGTCGAGCATGCGCGGCAGGCGCTGGACGACCAGATCCAGGCGGCCGAGAGCGGACTGCTAGGCGCGCAGAGCGCACTGAGCGCGTTGATCGAGCGCATCACGCTGGGGACGCAGCGCCTGCCGGAACTCGCGGCGGTCCGCGAGCGCCGCCGGGCGCAGGCCACCGAGGTGGCCAACCGCTTGGGCACGCAGCGCGCGCGCATCGCGGCCGAGGAGCAGGTGCACGCCGAGCTGCGGGCGGCCGAGGAGGCCTGCGCAGCGCGCATCGCCGCGTTGCACGCAGAACGGCAGGCGGCCGAGGTGCGCACCGACGAGGCCCGCCAGACGCTCGAGCGCGAAAAGGTCGCGGCGTTCGAAGCGGTACGGCGGGGCGCGCTACTGCAGAACGAGCATGAGAATTGCGCCCAGCAGCACGGCCGCCTGCGGGCGCAGGCGCAGCGGCTGACCGCTCGCCGGCAGGAGATCGCGCGCGAGGCCGAGGGCCTGGCGCAGCAGGTCGGCGAGCTGGCCGAGCGCGTGGCGCGACTGGAACAGCAGCTCGGCGCGCTGAGCGACGAGCTGCGCCAGGATGAAGCCCGCCTGGCAACACTGTCGGACGAGGCGGACCGCCTGGATGCGCAGGTCGGCACGGCCAAGGAAACGCGCAGCGCCATCGTGTCACGGCTGACGCTGCTCGCGGACCTGGAGCGGCGCCTGGAGGGGGTCGATCAGGGCACGCGCGCCGTGCTGGCGTGGCGGGACACGCCCGCGGGGGCCGACCTGGTCGTCGGTCTGCTGGCGGACCTGCTGCGCATCGATGACCCGCGCGTCGGTATCCTGCAGACGGTGCTCGCGACGTTCGAAAGCCACGTGGTCGTGCGCGACACAGCGGCGTTTCTGGACGAGCTGGCGCGCTGCGGGGAGCAGCTCGGGCCGTTGCGCGTGCTGGCGCTCGATCGCCTGGCGCGGCCGCCGACGCCGATCAGCTATGAGCATGCGCCGGGTTTCGTCGCCCGCGCCGTGGACTGGGTCGAATGCGCGCCGCAGCACCGGGGGTTGGCCGAGCACCTGCTGGGGCGGACGTTCATCGTCCAGACCGTGGAGCAGGCCCTGCGCCTGGCGGCCGACGCGCTCGCGGGCTGCGTGTTCGTGACGCTCGACGGGACGACCGTGGCGGCGGACGGTCGCTTGACGTTTGGCGCGACGGCCGCGGCGGCGGGCCTGATCAGCCGGAAGGCCGAGATCCGGCAGTTGCGCAGCGAGCTGGAGGACGTGGAAACCACGCTGGTGCAGCTCACGCGGCGGCGCATGGAAGTGGATGAGGGGGTCTCGGACGTGCAGTTGCACCGCGACGGGTTGCTGCAGCGCAGCGCGGCCCTGCAGCGCGAGCATGTCGAGGCCCACAGCGCGCGTGTGCGGGTGGACGACGCGTTGCAGCGGTTCGAACGCGAGGGGGCGCTGGTGGATGACGAGGTCCGCGGTGTCCAGCGGCAGATCGACGAACTGACTGCACAATTGCAGCGCCTGCAGGCGGACAGCGCCACGGTGGACGCGACCCAGCGGGCCCACGAGGCCCGCATCACGGCCCTGGCGGCGGCGCTGACGGAGGCCGAGGCGGCCGGCACGCGGCTGGCGCAGCAGTGCACCGAGGCACTGGTCGAGCGCGGGCGGGCGGCGGAGAAGCGGGCGGCCGGTGAAGCGGCGTTGCGGGAATTGCAGGCCCGCTGCGCGGGCCTGGAGCGCGAGCAGGCCGGTGCCGAGCGCGAGGCGGAGGAGATCACCGCGCAGATCGCCGCGGCCGAGCAGGAGCTGGATGCGGCCCGGCAGCAGCAGGCGGCGCGGGCGACGGAATGCGAAGAGCGCCGGGCCGAGGTGCTGCGGCTGCGTCAGGGCCGGCAGGCGCTGGTGCAGCAGCGCGAGGACTGCGGGCAGGCCATCCGGGCGTTGCAGAAGCGCTGCGAGGAGCTCGAGGCCGCGCTGCGTGCCGGCGAGGTGGAGCTGCGTGAATGCGAGGTCCGGCAGGAAGCGCTGGTGGCGCGGGTGCGCGACGAGCTGGCGGTGGACCTGGCCGCGCTCTATCCGACGTATGCGCATGCCGAGCAGGACTGGGCCGCGGTGCGGGCCGAGATCGAGGAACTGCGCGGCAAGATCGCGCGGCTGGGGAACGTGAACCTGGATGCCATCGCGGAACTGGAAGAGCTCAGCCCGCGCTACGAGCACCTGATGGCGCAGCGCAGCGACCTGTTGAGCGCGATCGAGCGCCTGCAGACGCTGATCGAAGAGCTGGACCGCGAGTCGCGGGCTCGTTTCCTCGCCGCGTTCGAACAGATCCGCGCGAATTTTCAGGAGATGTTTCGCAAGCTCTTCGGCGGCGGCCGCGCCGATGTGCTCCTCGAGGATGCCGAGAATCCGCTGGAGTGCGGCATCGAGATCATCGCGCGCCCCCCGGGAAAAGAGCCACAATCCATCTCACTGCTGTCGGGCGGCGAGAAGACGCTGACGGCCGTGTCGCTGCTGATGGGGGTCTTCCGGAGCCGGCCGTCGCCATTCGCAATTTTGGATGAAGTCGATGCAGCCCTTGATGAAGCGAACGTGGAACGCTTCAATAGCGTCCTCCAGGAGTTCCTGTCGCATTCGCAGTTCGTGGTGATCACGCACAGCAAGCGGACGATGGCCTGTGCGGACGTGCTATACGGAGTCACGATGGAAGAGCCGGGCGTCAGCAAGCGCGTCAGCGTCCGGTTTGACGACCGCGTACAAGCGCCACATGTGGCGTGA